Below is a genomic region from Chloracidobacterium sp..
GCATAAAGCGCCCGCGCCACGTGCGCCGGACGCGCCCCACGCCTTACCAACTCCGAAGCAATTTTGAATGTCCGCTCGGTCGTGTTGGCGTAGTGGAACGAACCCGTATCGGAAAGCAGCGCGGCGTACACACACTCGGCGATGGGTTGGTTGATGGTGACGCCCAGCGCCTTGCACAGGTTGTAGATCATTTCGCCGACGGCCGCCGCTGTAGCATCAATCCAGTTGATGTGCCCGAAGAGCGCCGTCGTCGTGTGATGGTCAATGTTGACGATGAACTGCTTTTCCAGTCCCGGTAGACCGGGACGGTTAAGATCGCTGCACTCAATGACAAACGCCGCGTCGTACGTCTCATCAATCGTCGGTCGAATCAACACGTCGCCCACACCGGGCAACTCCTGATAGGCGGACGGAATCGGGTCGCGCATCATCACAACAGCGTCCTTGTTCAACGCGCGCAAGCACCAGTAGAGCGCCAGCGACGATCCGGTGCTGTCCCCATCCGGGCGGGCATGGCCGGTGATCAAAAAGCGCCGTTTTGATTCGATGAGTTCAACCACTTGGCTGAGCATAGGGCTTCAACTCCATCAAGGGTGTTCGGCCCGCCGGTCGCCGAACAGACGACCGCCGCATCCGTCATGGCTTGCCGTCCTCCGCAGACGGAGGGGCGTCCAAGGCGGAAAAACGGGGGCGTTCCTCGTTCAGAATGGCCTCAATCCGAGACGCGGAAAGGAGCGTTTTGTCGAGAACAAAATGGAGTGACGGGACACGGTGCAGCCCAAGCCGTTGTCCCAGCGAACGCCGAATGAAGTCCCTCGCCGCATTGAGCGCCCGAACGGTGGCGGTGAAATCCGTCTCGGCGCACCCGTCGCCGCTGACATAAACGCGCGCCGACGTTCCCGCCGCATTCAACGCCACATAGTGGATCGCCACGGGGTCTACGGCTTCATCCGTCAGCTCGAAGCGAACAATCTCACTAATTTCTGTGCGGAAGGCTTCGCTGAGGCGCGCCCGGCGATGACGGGCTGCGCCGGTTGACCGCGAACCATGGCTGGCGTGGCGTCGCATGGGTTCGGTTACAACTCCATTGCGGCGTACTTTTCGAGCGTGTAACACTCGATGATGTCACCTTCCTTGATGTCGGAAAAGCGATCCAGCCCAACGCCGCACTCAAAGCCTGCTTTGACCTCCGCAACGTCGTCTTTGAACCGGCGCAGGGAGGCAATTTCGCCTTCATAGACCACCACGGAGTCCCGAATCAGGCGCACCTTTGCCCCACGCTTGATGACGCCATCCGCCACAAAGCAACCGGCGATGTTCCCCACTTTCGGCACTTTGATGACCTTGCGTACTTCCGCACGACCCAACTCAACTTCCTTCGTGAGCGGGTCTAGCATGCCGATCATCGCCTTACGCACTTCTTCTTCGACTTTGTAGATGACGGTGTGCAGGCGAATATCCACTCGCTCCTGTTTGGCCAGCTCAGCGACCCGTGGCGCCGGCCGGACGTTGAAGCCGACGATAATGCAAACGTGCGACATGTCGTTTGACGCGGACGCCAGCATCACGTCGGATTCCGTAATCGCGCCGACATCGGCCCGGATGACACGGATGCTCACCTTGTCGTTGGAAAGCTTCTGGAGGGTTTCGCGCAGCGCCTCGACCGAACCTTGTACGTCGGCCTTGAGAATGACCAGCAACTCTTTGAGCTGACCGCTCTTCATCTGCTGGTACATGTCTTCAAGACCGCGGGCTGAACTGCTCAACAGCTGCGCCATCCGCATCTTCGACTGGCGGTAGTTGGCCAACTCCTGGGCGCGGGCCGCGTCGTCCACCACTTGGAACAGGTCACCGGCTTTGGGTACGCCTTGCAGGCCCAGCACTTCGACCGGCACGGAAGGTCCGGCTTCGGTGATGGAGCGTCCACGGTCGTCTATCAACGCGCGTACGCGCCCAAAGTGCAGACCGACAATGAGCGGGTCCCCGACCTTGAGCGTTCCCTGCTGCACCAAAACCGACGCCACTGGGCCGCGTCCCTTGTCAAGCCGCGCTTCTAGAACAACGCCCGACGCCAACCGCTTTGTCGGCGCTTTGAGGTCGAGAAGATCGCCAGTGAGCAGAATCATTTCGAGGAGCGTGTCGAGATTACGGCGTTGCTTCGCCGAAATCTCAACCATGACGGTGTCGCCGCCCCATTCTTCGCAGACCAAGCCAATCTCAGACAGTTGCTTCTTGACGCGCTCAACGTTCGCCTGCGGTTTATCAATCTTGTTGATGGCGACAACAATCGGTACTTTGGCTGCGCGGGCGTGGTCAACCGCCTCAATGGTCTGCGGCATGACGCCGTCATCGGCGGCGACGACGATCACGGCAATGTCCGCCCCTTTGGCACCGCGCGCACGCATCATTGTGAAGGCTTCGTGACCCGGTGTGTCAAGAAACACCACGCGCCGGAGTTTTTCCGGGTTGTCAGGATCCGGGACTTCAACGCTGTATGCGCCAATGTGCTGGGTAATTCCACCAGCTTCACCGGCCGCCACGCGCGTGTTGCGGATGGCGTCCAGCAAACTGGTCTTGCCGTGGTCAACGTGTCCCATCACGGCGACGACCGGCGCACGCGGCTCAATATCGTCCAGCGAATCGCTCTCGATAGCGAGGATGTCCTGTTGTTCGTTGATGATTTCCTCAAGGCTGCGCACTGTCACTTCGTAGCCAAACTCGCGCGCCACCTCCCGCATCGCCTCTTCCGAAAGCGTTTGATTGATGGTGGCGATGATCCCTTTAGTGAGCAGCGCCGCTGCAATGTCCTTGGGTTTGACTTCAAGCTTCTCGGCCAGCTCTTTGAGCGTTGTCCCTTCGACCACTGTTACCGGCTTCAGTTCAGTAAAGACCGGCTTGGGCTTGGGCGCCGGGGCCGCCGGAGGTTCTGGGCGGACAAGGTTCTTTTCAAACTCACGGATTCGTCCAGCAGGCTCAGGCTTACCTTTCGCGCTGCGCCGCCCCCGACCAGCGCGCCCGCGGTCGGGAACCTGCGGCGGGACATAGGTGGTGCGTGTATGGGGCGGGGCGGTGGTATCCACTGGCGACGGCACACGGCTGATTGTGGGTCGAGCGGCACGTCCCTCACGCAGTTCCGCCCGCTTTTCTGGGGTTGTTTCCTGTTTGGCTGGGGTTGCCTGTTCGGCGCGCGCCGCCGGTTGCTCCGCCGCCGGTAAGCGTACCGCAGGAACAGTGAAGCTACGAATGACTGGTTGCGTTGAAGGCGGCGGCGTTGGAGCAGGCGGCTTACTCGGAGCGGGTGCAGCAGCGCCGCCGTTCGTTGGTGAGGCCGGCGGCGGGACGATGATTGGCTTGATGCTGGTCGCCGGTGCCGGCTTGGTCTCAGCCTTCGGCGCAGGCGTTGCCGGAGGCGGCGGTGATAATGTGACCACGCGCAGTGTCGCTTCCGCCTCAGGAGGCTTCGGCGCAGCCGCAGTCGGCGCAGCGGCCGGCGACGCCGCAGCCGGCGGGGTATCGGTAGCGCGCGCCGGTTCCGGTGACTTCTTGATAAGACGTGCGCCGGGGACGCTCACCGCCGGTTTGACGCCGACCGAAGCCGGCGACTCGGCCACTGACGGCGCAGTGACTGAGGGAATGGTCGTCAGCGGCACGTTTGGGATGACTGTGCCAGGGGGAAGCTTCCGCAGCTTTGGCGTCGGCGGTGGTACATTCGCGCTGGAGGCACGGTTTGGGTTGTAGCGTTCGCGAACCCGCTCGGCGGTCGTCTGCTCAATGCTGCTCGAGGGGACATAGTTCCCTTTGATCCCCATCCGTTGCAGTTCTTCAATGATCCGCTTGCTGTCAACCTTGAGCTCTTTCGCCAGCTCGTAGATTCTGATTTTGGTCGTCATGCGTGCTACGTCCCCTCTACGTGGTCTGCCCGCCAATGCGCCCTTCAAGCCTCAGGTTTAGATTGAGGCTCAACGGCGGCTACCCCCTCCGTCTCAGAAGACGCTTGTTCAATGGGAGACGCGCTAGTTGGCGGCGTTTCGGCGGCCTCTTCGAGCGCCGTCGTTGAAGCCTCAAGTGTCGCTCCGTCCGCCGTAGCTGCTGCAGCGACTGGAGGCGTCGTTTCTACGTTTGTCTCTGTCACCGGCGTCGCTTCTGCCGGAGACGGGCCGGTAGCGGCCTTCGGCGACAACCGTCTGGCCTGTTCAATGAGCGCCACGGCCTCGTCAAAGCTGATGTCAAGAATGCCGGCGACGTCATTGACGTGGGCCTCGGCCAATTCCTCAATCGTGGTGATGCCGGCCTTCTTTAGGTATTGAGCGTAGGCGGGATTGATGGCGCTCAAATCCGTCGCCGGCGCGTCTGTTCGTGACAACAGCGACTGGAATTGGCTAGCGACTTCGCGTTTCATTTCCGCTTCGCTGCGAATGTCAATGTTCCAGCCGACCAACTTGGACGCCAACCGTACGTTTTGTCCACGCTTACCAATCGCCAAACTAAGCTGAGATTCCTCAACGATGACTTCAAGGCGTTGATTAGTAAAGTCCGTAATCTGGACGCGACTGACCTTGGCCGGCGATAAGGCGTTGGCGGCGAACACCACCGGATCCTCCGACCAAGGGATGATGTCAATTTTCTCACCGCGCAGTTCGCGAATCACCGCCTGTACCCGCGACCCCTTCATACCGACGCATGCGCCCACTGGGTCAACATCCGGGTCGTTGGACGCAACGCCGATTTTGGCGCGTTCACCGGGTTCGCGGGCGGCGGCTTTGATGACCACCGTGCCGTCGTAAATTTCTGGAACTTCCATTTCAAAGAGCCGCTTGAGCAACTCTGGACTCGTCCGCGAGACGTGGACTTGTGGCTCTTTGGCGTCCTTCGTCACCTGGATGATGACGGCACGGATGCGGTCATTTTGGCTGAAGGACTCCGCCGGGGACTGTTCGGAACGCGGCAAAATGGCGTCGGTGCGCCCGATGTCGAGAATGATGTTCCCACGCTCAAAACGCTTGACGACCCCATGAACAATCTGGCCGACGCGCCCAATGTATTCGTTGTAGATGTTTTCGCGTTCCGCTTCCCGAACCTTCTGAATGATAATCTGCTTGGCGGTTTGAGCAGCGATCCGCCCCAGCTCCTCAAAGCGATCTTGGCGCGGTTCGTAGAGCACGTCGCCAATCTCAGCGGAAGCGTCGGCCTGTAGCGCCTCTTCCAGCGACACCTCGGTTTCCGGTGAAACCACCACGTCGGTGACGCGCTTAGCGGCATATAACTCCATGCGGTGACTTTCTTCGCTGTAGATGGCGACAAGGTTTTCGTTGGACTTGAAGTGCCGCCGTGCAGCCGCCGTCACAGCGTCTTGAATCGCCTCAATAATGATGCGCGGGTCAATATTTTTATCCCGACTAATGGCCTGAATCTGTTCCGATAGTAATGACATAGTCCGCTGCCTCCCTCTAAGGCCAGTTACGATACGGGAGTCACTGCTTTACGCGCCGCACGTTTTTCTTCCGCCATCCGAAACAGTTCTTCGGCGCTGACTTCGAGCTGCGCCTGCTCGATGGCGGAAAGCGGAAAACGCATTTCCAACCCGGCGTCGTTGACGAGGACAATAAACGGCGCATCGTCCGCGTGAACCGCCTGGAGTCGTCCGCGCCACAGGCGCTTGCCGTGAACGGCCGTCGTGGTACGCAACCGGATGCGTCGGCCAGCAAAGCGCTGGTAATCCGCCAGCCGGTAAAGACCTCGTTCAACGCCGGGCGAGGAGACTTCAAGCGTGTAGGCCGTCGGTACGGCGTCAATCGCATCGAGGTGATCGCCAATCCGCCGGCTTAACGCAGCGCATTGCTCTAGGGTGACGCCGGCTGGGTGATCCACCACGACGCGCAACAGACGCCGTCGTCCGGCTCCTTTCATTTCGCACACAACAAACTCGAAGCCGTCCTGCGTCACAAGCCGCTCAATGGTTTCGGCGATGTCCAACACCGTTGTTCCTCAAGACTGAAATGGCGGCGGTCTCCCACCACCCTAAGCATTGAACCATCCGACGCGGTGAGCGGCGCTGACCATGACGCCGCGCACCATATGCGCCCAAGATAAGTCATTCAGTATAAACAAGCGTCGCAAAAGGGCAAGCGCCGCCAACGTCCTGGCTCAGCGTTTCGCCCCCATCGTGAAGGATGCGGTATTCAATCAATCCGCTCCATTGAATAGACAACAAGTTTGGCGTGGCTGCCTCGGATGTCATCGCAGGAAGCCCGCCTGAAACGCCAGCCGCCGACGCCCGCCGGTGGAAGTGGAAAAACTACGTAACTATGCCGCTTTGAATTCGATATTTTTGGACAGCTTAAGCCGAGACCACACTTTGCCGCCATCGCAGGCGCTTGAGCCGACGTGGGAGAGGTGTCGGCGGATGATTGCGTCCGGTTGAGGCGCAGACTAAAAGAAACTTTGAACCTAGTCGGTTGGTAGTCCCTCGCCTTACGAGGAAAAATGAGCAACCCGACGCCTACAGCCCTTGCTTCAATTGAGGAAGCCATTGCCGACATCCGCTCCGGGCGGATGGTCATCGTTGTGGACGACGAGGATCGTGAAAACGAAGGGGATTTGGTTTGTGCGGCGGAAAAGGTCACGCCTGACATTATCAACTTCATGGCAAAGTACGGCCGGGGGTTGATTTGTCTCTCCCTGACCGAAGAACGCTGCGACGAACTGGATTTGCCCCTGCAGGTCGCCAACAACACGTCGGGCTTCGGTACAGCCTTCACCGTATCCATTGAAGCCAAGCGTGGCGTGACAACCGGCATTTCCGCCGCCGACCGCGCCACGACGATTCTCACCGCCGTCAATCCGGCGACGCGCCCTGAAGACCTTGCGCGACCAGGGCATGTTTTCCCCTTGCGCGCACGGCGCGGGGGCGTCTTGGTGCGTCCGGGGCAAACTGAAGCCAGCGTAGATTTGGCGCGGCTGGCCGGGCTAACGCCAGCCGGCGTCATCTGTGAAATCATGAACGACGATGGAACGATGGCGCGGCTGCCGCAGCTCGTTGAATTCGCCCGCCGGCATGGCTTGAAGATCGTCTCGGTCGCCGACCTGATCCGTTATCGGCTGGCAAATGAAATTCACGTCCGTTGCACGGCTGAAGCCGACTTGACGCTGCCATACGGAAAGTTTCACGCCATGACGTTTCGCAGCGATATTACGGACGAAGTCCACTTGGCGCTTGTGCTGGGCGAACCGGCCAAGGTGGATTCGGTGCTGGTGCGTGTGCATTCACAAACGCTTCTGGGGGATGTCTTCGAGGAAGCAAGCGACGAAGCCGGACAGTGGCTGCGCCGGGCGCTCCGCAAAATTGCCGCCGAGGGTTGCGGCGTGCTGCTGTACTTGCGCCAGAAGCATGCCGGTACGCACCTTGAAGACCATCTGCGCGCCATCGCCAAGGGGGAAACCATCATTCACGGAAACGTCCGCGATTATGGGACGGGGGCGCAAATTTTGCGCGCACTGGGCCTGCGCCGGATTCGGTTGCTGACGAATCATCCCCGCCGGCTGACGGCGCTGGAAGGCTTTGGGCTGGTCTTTCTCGATACAGTGCCGCTTGATGACTGAGCAGCGGCGGCTCATTACCTTAGCCGTCATTGGGGGCATTGCATTTGGGGCGCGGCTAAGCGTCCGGCTGGCGCGCGGCGAAGCCAACTTCTGGGAACAGAGTTACGGTTTTTATTTCGATCTGGCGCAGAAACTCGTCAATGAACACACTTTCTGCTTGGACGCACTGAGTTGCGCCTACTGGACGCCGCTGTATCCGGCGTTTCTGGCGCTGGCGACTGGCGGCGCGCGCCGATTTGAAGCCGTCGCTGTGGCGCAGTCGCTGGTCGGCGCGGGCACGGCTTTGTGCGCATATGGTTTGGCGCGGCGCTGGTTTGACGCGCGCGCCGGCCTCATCGCAGCGGCGCTGACGGCGCTGTATCCCTACTTCGTCGTTCACGATACGGCGCTTCAGGAAACCGGGCTTTACACGCTGGCGGTTGCGGCGGCGACGTTGGTTCTTGATGCGGTTTCATCGGCGCGGCGTCCAGTTTGGGCGGCTGCGTTGGCAGGGGGCTTGACCGGACTGGCGATGCTGGTGCGGCCGTCACTTGCGCCGTTTGTGCCGCTCGCGCTGGGCTGGCTCTGGTTTGCGATGCGAAGCACGCCGGCGGCGGTCTGGTGGAAGACGTTGGGTGGCTACGCGGCGGCGGTCTGCGTCGTCCTTGCGCCGTGGCTGCTGCGGAACACTCTCGTCGTTGGGCGGCCGACGCTAACAACGCGCATTGGCCACTCGCTCTGGATCGGCAACAACCCGCAGACGTTCAGCCATTACCCACAGGGCAGCATTGACCGCAGTACGGAAGCGGCGTGGGCGGCGCTGACGCCCACCGAACTGGCCGAGGTCAAACAAGCTGTTGCGCGCGGCGAGACGGCGCTGGACGACTGGTTTCGCGCGCGGGCATTGGCGTTTGTCCGGGCGCATCCGGGGCGGACGCTGGCGGCGGCTGGACGCAAGTTGGGTGCAGCCTTTTGGTGGCGGCTCAATCCCGTCAAGGGCTGGCGCGAGCAGCTTGTTTACGGCGGCGGTTATGTTCCGGTGATGTTGTTGGCGCTGGGCGGCGCATGGCGGCTAGCACGGCGGCGGCGTTGGTCGCCGTTGGTGCTCTGTGGCGCACACGTCGTTGCGTTTGGACTGACGACGGCGGTGTTTTGGGCGCACACCAGTCACCGCAGCTACCTTGACGTGTATTTCATCGTGTTGGCTGGTGGAGCACTTTCAGCCCTGTGCCAGGGAAACCAAAGAGCAGACCACCAGTCCACTTGAAAGCGTAACTTCCGAATGAAGTGTCCCCAGACCTAGGGGAGCAAACAAAGCACGCGCGTTTGCCGCTCGATGCCCCTACACGAGGCGCTGTTCCCGGCGAGTTAGGCAACCGCAACCTGTTACGATGGGCGCGTAGCCGCCGCTTCAGGCAACCTGCTTAGGGGTTGCGTATTGCAGGTGACCGACGCACGATACAGGTATGCCGAGTTTTCCACCGACTTCACCAACCCTTTCACCGCCATCATTTTCCGGATCATCAAACTCGCCCAGTAACGCGCTTTCTTCGGAGAACACGGCGCCGTTAGGCATCCCGACTTGGTTGCCGCAGGCGCTCCACGCCTTCGCTTTCCGGGATTACCGTCGCCAATGGGCCGGCGCGTTCGCTTCCAGCGTGGGCAGCTGGATGCAGCAAGTCGCGCAAGCTTGGCTCATTCTGGAGTTGACGGCGAGTCCATTCTACCTCGGTCTGGATGCTTTTCTGGGGATGGCGCCGATGCTGAGTCTGTCGCTGGTGGGCGGCGCCGTCGCCGATCGCGTTGACCGTCGCAAGCTGTTGCTGGCGTCGCAGGCCGTACAGCTTTCGAGCGCCCTGACATTGGCGATACTGGTTGGAACACAGGCGCTGCGAGGTATGCCGCTGGTGTACGCCATCCTGAGCCTGTCATTGCTGACCGGCATGGCGCAGGCGATGAGCGGGCCGGCCTACTTGGCGTTGTTGCCGAATCTCGTTCCCAAGCCGTTTGTTGGGCAAGCCGTCGCCGGCAACGCCATGCAGTTCAACCTCGCGCGGGTTGTCGGGCCGATGCTGGCCGGGTTGGTGATGGTGCGCTTTGGGGTCGCCGCCTGCTTTGCCCTGAACGCGCTGTCGTTTTTGGCCGTGATGGCGGCGTTGGCGACGATCCGCCCGCCCCAGTACGTTGGGGCGGCGGCCGGTCAGTCGTGGCAGCAGGAGATTCTAACGGGTGTGCGCTACGTCTTTGGCGATCCCAACCGACGGCGACTGTGCCTCCTTGCCGCATTGACAACCGGGTTGGGCGTCGCCGTTCCAACCTTGCTGCCGCAATACACCAAAATGGTCTGGCATGGCGACGAAGCGTTGTTTTCACGCTTGGCGGCTTGTTCCGGTCTGGGCGCGGTAGTCGGCGCGGTGGCGGCCGCGATGGTCGCCAAAAAAGCGCAGTTATTGCCGTTGGTGTTTGGCGCGCAGGCGACGCTGGGGCTTTGTATGACGCTGCTGGCCGTCACAAGTTGGTTCTGGGCGGCTTGTTTCTGGCTGTTTGTCGGCGGGGCGCTCCTTGTGGCGGCTTACGCGCTGGTCACAACCTGCTTCCAACAGAACATTGAAGACGACATGCGCGGGCGTTCGGTGAGCATCTACATGGTCTGCTTCCGAGGCGGTATGGCGGTAGGCGGCCTGCTGGCCGGGACGCTGGCGCACTGGTGGAATGTGCCGGCGACGTTCGGACTGGCCGGCTTTGCTCTGGCCGCCGTAGGTTTGTGGGGGGCCTGCGACCGACGAAGTGTCAGCCGTGCGGAAGGCGTTTAGACCGCTTCTCGCGTCAGCGAAGCGGCGCCCCGGAGTGAACGGCGTCAAGGGTTCGGCGTGCGGCGGCCGACCGCCGGTCGGCCAAAGGCGCTACGGGTTGCGACGCAGAACGGTGAACGTCCCCCGTTCCGAAACCCAGACGATGGAAAACATCTCATACCCGACCGGACGCCGCCCAAGCATGGCGTCCAGCGCGTCGCCCCGACCAACCACCAGCCACGTCACCGTCGCCGGAATCGCCTTGTCCAAGGCGTGCCACTCCGAACGCCCTTCGTGCAGCAGTTGGGCGTAGGTCAGCCCGCTCTGCGCAATCACGGATGACGCTTCCCCGCTGAAAAGCGCAACTTGCGCTTGCCCAATGTGCGCGCGCAAAAACTGCGCCAACGCGCGGCGCTCGCGTCCGGCCGGCGTGAACTGTACGCGATAAGCTTCCTGAAAAACCGACAGTTGGTACACGCCGTCGCGCAACAACCAGAGTAATTGTCCGAGGCACGCCAGCATAACAGCCGCCGGCCACCACGGTTGCGACCGTCTCCGTTGCCGCGCTGCGACCGCCAGACCAACGCCGACGGCCAACGCCGGGAGCGCCGTCAAGCCATAGCGGTTATTCAAAAACAGCGGGTAAATCTGAATGTTGCCCGAATACAGGCTGTAGGCGGTAAACAGCGGCGGCAGCCACAGCCACAACAGCGCCACGCCAAGCGGTACATCCAATGAACGCGCGCGCCAAAGCTCATACAGCCGCCGCGCCCAGCCGATCAACCCGAACAACGTTGTGACGGCGGTGACGCAAATCACCACCGTCACACTCCACACCAGTCCGGCGGCAAGCGGCTGCCCGACGACAAAACTCAAGTAACTCAACTCGTCCCGGTGACGCGCAAAGTAGCCGCGCGCCGAGTACGGTCCGTCAAGAAACTCCAGCGGACGGCCGTAAATTGCCCAGTTGTGCCAGAGCCAATACACAATCCCCGCCCCGACGACACCGCCCCAGAGCGTGATGTCGGCGACGCGCGCCCGACCGCGACGCGGCGAACACAACGCCACGAGGCCTAATCCGGCCGGCGTCAAAATCCAACCTTCGTAGCGGGTGAGGACGGCCAACAGCGTCCACAGCGCAAACTTCACCAGTAGAGCACGGCGACCCTGCACCACCCAACCGTACCCATACCAGACGCTCCCCAGCAGCGTCGCCAGAAACAGCGGCTCCGTCAGGGGCGTCGTCTGGACGTAAAGCAATGACGGATTGAGCGCAAACGCCGACCAAGCGACGACGGCGGACATCCGCGACGCCGTGAGCGCCGCAACAAGGCGGAAGAGAAAAACCGCCGCCGTGACAAAGGCGGTTAGTGAGAGGAGGCTTCCGGCCAGCCCTGTCCGCCAGAGGAAGTCGGAAGCCGTTAGCGGGGCGGCTAGAACGTGCGGCAGAGGCAGCCACGGACTGCCCAACTGAATGTAACGATCCCACCAGCCGGCGTCCGGTGGGGCGTCCACGAGCTTGCGGGCGATCGCCAGATGGGCGCAGCCGTCGCCGTAGAGGTTATTCCACCCATAGGCGTAAACCCAGACTAGGGTCGCCCCGCCAATCACAAGCGAGCCCGGCGCGACCAACCGCGCCGGTTCGAAGTTTGTCTGTCTAGACGGCGCACCGACGGCGGACACATTCCCAAGCAAAGACCTGTCGAGCACGGACGTTTTCCGTCGCCACGGCCAACGCCGAGACCAAATCATCCTCAAACATGTTGGGCTGAAACGCGGGCGTCGGCGTCAGGCGGTCACGTCCGCCAGTGCGCCGTGAAGGCGGAGAAGGGATTTTTGACGAATCCGTTGCGAATGTATCGGTTGCGAACTTGGTCGTCATAGCGGGTTTCCTCCTGTGACGAACGTCGCGCGCCAACGTCGCGGCGGTCGTGAGGAAACCACCGCGCGTTAGGACGCAGGCAAAG
It encodes:
- a CDS encoding MFS transporter, which encodes MPQALHAFAFRDYRRQWAGAFASSVGSWMQQVAQAWLILELTASPFYLGLDAFLGMAPMLSLSLVGGAVADRVDRRKLLLASQAVQLSSALTLAILVGTQALRGMPLVYAILSLSLLTGMAQAMSGPAYLALLPNLVPKPFVGQAVAGNAMQFNLARVVGPMLAGLVMVRFGVAACFALNALSFLAVMAALATIRPPQYVGAAAGQSWQQEILTGVRYVFGDPNRRRLCLLAALTTGLGVAVPTLLPQYTKMVWHGDEALFSRLAACSGLGAVVGAVAAAMVAKKAQLLPLVFGAQATLGLCMTLLAVTSWFWAACFWLFVGGALLVAAYALVTTCFQQNIEDDMRGRSVSIYMVCFRGGMAVGGLLAGTLAHWWNVPATFGLAGFALAAVGLWGACDRRSVSRAEGV